From one Leptospira licerasiae serovar Varillal str. VAR 010 genomic stretch:
- a CDS encoding NAD(P)/FAD-dependent oxidoreductase, producing the protein MSKKKVLIIGGGYAGIAAANRLARKNPEVEITLITAEPIFREKIRNHQVIAGTKGKDFQIRNLLNPKIRLIIQRVEKIFPKENKVLLNDGTYFEYDYLGYTAGMRAGDPGSKGINYFSIASFQDSERLKKELNNCPDARVTVLGGGLSGIEVATELAENYPNAKITLLDSDKIGKNFSSGAVLYMKEVLKNLKVDLIEGERGEYLLEDKIKTSSGTQVPHDYCVISAGLVASDLGKNSGLESNKIGQVYLNEYMQIPEYSNIIGAGDAVKLPGEEYSYLRMACATALPMGIYMAERISNLLGEKSKIGQKPFELAYVGRCVSLGRKEGLFQFLNYDDSPKEKFWTGRLGAFVKELICKFTVFSFKAEKYFDFYAIPRPKEKTLVKENERLATAEK; encoded by the coding sequence ATGTCAAAGAAGAAGGTATTGATCATAGGCGGAGGTTATGCAGGGATTGCAGCGGCAAACAGACTAGCACGCAAAAATCCCGAGGTAGAAATTACCCTAATCACTGCAGAACCGATCTTTAGAGAAAAGATCAGGAACCACCAAGTAATCGCGGGTACCAAAGGAAAAGATTTCCAGATCCGAAATTTATTGAATCCTAAGATAAGACTCATCATCCAAAGAGTAGAAAAAATATTTCCGAAAGAAAACAAAGTTCTACTAAACGACGGGACTTATTTCGAATACGATTACCTGGGTTATACTGCGGGAATGAGAGCAGGAGATCCGGGAAGTAAAGGGATCAACTATTTTTCAATAGCAAGTTTCCAGGATTCAGAACGACTCAAAAAAGAGTTAAACAATTGCCCTGATGCAAGAGTTACAGTATTAGGCGGAGGGCTTTCAGGGATAGAAGTAGCAACTGAGCTTGCGGAAAATTATCCAAATGCAAAAATAACACTTTTGGATTCGGATAAGATCGGAAAAAACTTCTCTTCTGGCGCAGTTCTTTATATGAAAGAAGTCCTGAAAAATCTGAAAGTTGATCTGATCGAAGGGGAAAGAGGAGAATATCTATTGGAAGATAAGATCAAAACTTCCAGTGGAACACAGGTCCCTCACGATTATTGTGTGATCTCCGCCGGGCTTGTCGCCTCCGATCTAGGAAAAAACTCTGGGCTGGAGTCCAATAAGATCGGCCAGGTATATTTGAATGAATACATGCAAATTCCTGAATATTCGAATATTATAGGAGCTGGAGACGCAGTAAAACTCCCCGGAGAAGAGTATTCCTATCTGAGAATGGCCTGTGCCACAGCACTGCCGATGGGAATTTATATGGCGGAAAGGATCTCTAATCTTTTGGGAGAAAAATCAAAAATTGGCCAAAAACCTTTCGAATTAGCGTATGTTGGACGTTGTGTTAGTTTGGGGAGAAAAGAAGGACTCTTTCAATTCTTAAACTATGACGACAGTCCTAAAGAAAAATTTTGGACCGGAAGATTGGGAGCGTTCGTGAAAGAACTTATTTGTAAATTCACAGTCTTCTCATTTAAAGCCGAAAAATATTTCGATTTTTATGCGATTCCCCGACCTAAAGAAAAAACTTTAGTAAAAGAGAACGAAAGGTTAGCGACGGCAGAAAAATGA
- a CDS encoding Crp/Fnr family transcriptional regulator, which produces MDQKEHPWEKIYQTVNRISPIPKEIWKKSEALYTIRRLEYGDFLIKQGIQPTEFAFVFSGVLREYYLTDQGNEYIKSFNFPGDFTGSYFDLLTEQPSTCSIRAITDCELAVAKFSEFRKLFSQDIAWERLGRIFAENLFLKKARREYELLALSAEERYYLLLQSRPDIEELIPQYHIASYLGITPVSLSRIRAKRK; this is translated from the coding sequence ATGGATCAGAAAGAACATCCTTGGGAAAAAATTTATCAAACCGTGAATCGGATCTCCCCCATTCCAAAAGAAATCTGGAAAAAATCGGAAGCACTATATACGATCCGTAGATTAGAATACGGAGATTTTCTGATCAAACAAGGCATTCAACCCACTGAGTTTGCATTCGTATTCTCGGGCGTATTGAGAGAATATTATCTAACAGACCAAGGAAACGAATACATCAAAAGTTTCAATTTCCCTGGAGACTTCACAGGGTCTTATTTCGATCTACTTACGGAACAACCTTCTACTTGTAGTATTCGAGCGATCACCGATTGTGAACTAGCGGTCGCAAAATTCTCTGAATTCAGAAAACTTTTCTCTCAAGATATAGCTTGGGAAAGACTCGGAAGAATATTCGCAGAGAACTTATTCTTAAAAAAAGCAAGAAGAGAATACGAACTCTTAGCTTTAAGCGCAGAAGAAAGATACTATCTACTTTTACAATCCAGACCGGATATAGAAGAACTTATTCCGCAATATCATATTGCTTCTTATTTGGGGATCACACCTGTTTCCTTGAGTAGGATCCGAGCGAAGAGAAAATAA
- a CDS encoding alpha/beta fold hydrolase, with product MKTVLENKKLSPKLPSGYYTSKIGKIAYWIEGKGKPVFLLHSAGHDHNDFESILPSLSEKYKVISLDWPGHGLSENPQPTTSASAVEYAGILPDLVSQLAPEGATFIGNSLGGFASMNLAVQRPELVKGLVIVDSGGLNDPDWITKSFAGLKSKVWFTGLVWNVFPNHYIKIRNKYTESILAGIKERENVEGAKEVNASIWKSFLDERHDLREKVSQIQAPTLIIWGEYDPVIDPKLALRLHEKVKGSKLAYLKTGHVPFAENPKEFLKVTLPFLDSL from the coding sequence ATGAAAACAGTTTTAGAAAATAAAAAGCTGTCACCAAAATTGCCCAGCGGATATTATACTTCTAAAATAGGAAAGATCGCCTATTGGATAGAAGGAAAAGGAAAGCCCGTCTTTTTACTCCATTCTGCAGGACATGATCATAACGATTTCGAATCCATTCTACCGAGTTTATCAGAAAAATATAAAGTGATTTCTCTGGATTGGCCGGGACACGGATTATCCGAGAATCCACAACCTACAACATCCGCTTCCGCCGTGGAGTATGCGGGAATATTGCCTGACTTGGTCTCACAATTGGCTCCGGAAGGTGCAACCTTTATAGGAAATTCACTCGGAGGATTCGCCTCAATGAATCTCGCCGTCCAAAGACCGGAACTGGTAAAAGGACTCGTGATAGTGGACTCCGGTGGATTAAACGATCCGGATTGGATCACAAAAAGTTTCGCAGGATTAAAATCCAAGGTTTGGTTTACGGGACTGGTTTGGAACGTATTCCCGAATCACTATATAAAGATCAGGAACAAATATACTGAATCTATTCTCGCCGGTATCAAAGAAAGGGAAAATGTGGAAGGTGCAAAAGAAGTGAATGCTTCTATCTGGAAAAGCTTTTTAGATGAAAGACATGACCTAAGAGAAAAAGTCTCCCAGATCCAAGCGCCAACATTGATCATATGGGGAGAATATGATCCTGTTATAGATCCGAAACTCGCGCTTAGGCTTCATGAAAAAGTAAAAGGATCCAAACTCGCCTACTTAAAAACGGGGCATGTACCTTTTGCGGAAAATCCAAAAGAATTCTTAAAAGTCACTCTGCCATTTCTGGATTCTTTATAA
- a CDS encoding LCP family protein yields the protein MSPNKPIRPFNLFPLWIAAGFLFLALLFFLFRNFRRTGLDEKISSGKPIHILFHAVGNDDIYEFGFLATIFPSQERVALFFFHPITTFEDPEDTLEQIKSKATSAVKDAVQDILGSKPNYTVKINASSFIKIVDILGGVNLYTDNRTNRVSPSYVREPGLYSYSGEDAYDYVSYMDKKETLDYLDRISRQESAVLSIYETLYENKELLNSFWSEMVFSLIDSDFSKEDFYTLLKFATSHRLAFGITELPGEPALDPKTRRLFLTADPARASVAVRKFHKDVSAEIFTDGEYARTEVLNGTDVAGLAKDVRTTLADKRIKVLSVDNAWTKDIKKTVILDRSGNTAVADKISSILEKTKVYHVLRKDLGLDSTVLLGSDIEPKK from the coding sequence TTGAGTCCTAACAAACCGATTCGACCTTTTAATCTTTTTCCATTATGGATCGCCGCAGGCTTTCTATTTTTGGCATTGTTATTTTTTCTATTCCGTAATTTCAGAAGGACGGGCCTGGACGAAAAGATCAGTTCAGGTAAGCCGATCCATATTCTTTTCCATGCGGTTGGGAACGATGATATATACGAATTCGGATTTTTAGCCACAATCTTTCCTTCCCAAGAAAGAGTAGCTTTATTCTTCTTTCATCCGATCACTACGTTCGAAGATCCGGAAGATACTTTAGAACAAATTAAATCCAAGGCTACGTCGGCAGTAAAAGATGCAGTCCAAGATATTTTAGGCTCCAAGCCCAATTACACCGTAAAAATAAACGCTTCTTCCTTTATTAAGATCGTGGATATCTTAGGCGGAGTGAATTTATACACAGATAATCGTACAAATAGGGTTTCTCCTTCTTACGTGAGAGAACCGGGTTTGTATTCTTATTCAGGCGAAGATGCTTACGATTATGTTTCCTATATGGATAAAAAGGAAACATTGGACTACTTGGATCGTATCAGCAGGCAAGAAAGTGCCGTTCTATCCATTTACGAAACTTTATACGAAAACAAAGAACTTCTGAATTCATTTTGGTCTGAAATGGTTTTCAGCTTGATAGATTCCGATTTTTCCAAAGAGGATTTTTACACTCTTCTTAAATTTGCGACTTCTCATAGACTCGCATTCGGGATCACTGAACTTCCCGGAGAGCCCGCATTAGATCCGAAGACTAGACGTTTGTTCTTAACTGCAGATCCAGCGAGGGCGTCAGTCGCCGTCCGAAAATTCCACAAAGACGTATCTGCCGAAATTTTTACAGACGGGGAATACGCCAGAACGGAAGTATTAAACGGGACGGATGTTGCCGGTCTTGCAAAAGACGTGAGAACTACTTTAGCGGATAAAAGGATCAAGGTCCTTTCTGTAGACAATGCCTGGACAAAAGATATCAAAAAAACTGTTATCTTAGATCGTTCCGGAAACACTGCAGTTGCGGATAAAATTTCGTCCATATTAGAAAAAACGAAAGTATATCATGTATTAAGAAAGGATCTAGGGCTGGACTCTACCGTGCTCTTAGGATCCGATATAGAGCCTAAAAAATAA
- a CDS encoding thioredoxin domain-containing protein → MKTPDKKLNRLASEKSPYLLQHSANPVDWFPWSEEAFVKAKSENKMIFLSIGYATCHWCHVMEKESFEDETTAEVLNRDYVSIKVDREERPDVDRIYMDALHAMGQQGGWPLNMFLTPEGKPITGGTYFPPVPKYGRKSFTEVLGILTGLWKDKKEELLEASEDLTKHLKESEETRALAGTADISSPGSEVFENGFLLYDRLYDPEYAGFKSNSVNKFPPSMGLSFLLRYHKSTGEPKALEMVEETLTAMKKGGIYDQIGGGLCRYSTDHHWLVPHFEKMLYDNSLFLEALVECYQAVGEEKYKDYAYDVIEYLHRDMRLPGGGIASAEDADSEGEEGLFYLWTKEEVREVCGQDSSLLDEFWNITEKGNFEEKNILHESFRMNFSRLHGLEPSELEEIVSRNRKKLLEKRSTRIRPLRDDKILFSWNCLYIKALTKAAMAFGDGDLLREAEETYKFLEKNLIREDGRLLRRFREGEAKILAYSTDYAEFVLASLYLFQAGKGFRYLENSIRYTEEAIRLFRSPAGVFFDSGIDGEALLRRTVDGYDGVEPSANSSFATAFVLLSKLGVVDSEKYLQYADSIFSYFKPELEAYPMSYPYMLSALWLRKSPGRELAVVYSSQEELLPFWKGVGSLFLPETVLVWANDKEAEENGEKFLLLKNRNSGGGVKAYVCVGFHCELPVSDWPSLRARLVED, encoded by the coding sequence ATGAAAACTCCAGATAAAAAATTGAACCGACTCGCGTCTGAAAAAAGTCCTTATCTACTCCAACATTCCGCCAATCCAGTCGACTGGTTTCCTTGGTCCGAAGAGGCATTTGTAAAGGCAAAATCCGAGAATAAAATGATCTTCTTATCCATAGGTTACGCTACCTGTCATTGGTGCCATGTAATGGAGAAGGAATCGTTTGAGGATGAAACGACTGCAGAAGTCTTAAACAGGGATTACGTTTCCATTAAGGTAGATCGGGAAGAAAGACCGGATGTGGATCGTATCTATATGGATGCGTTACATGCTATGGGACAGCAGGGCGGTTGGCCTTTGAATATGTTCTTAACACCTGAAGGTAAACCGATTACAGGAGGTACTTATTTTCCTCCGGTTCCTAAGTATGGTAGAAAAAGTTTTACCGAAGTTTTAGGAATTTTAACCGGATTATGGAAGGATAAAAAAGAAGAGTTACTCGAGGCTTCGGAAGATCTCACCAAACACTTGAAAGAATCGGAAGAAACTAGAGCTCTTGCTGGAACAGCCGACATATCTTCTCCGGGATCTGAAGTATTCGAGAACGGTTTTCTATTATATGATAGATTGTACGATCCGGAATACGCAGGTTTCAAATCCAATTCTGTAAATAAATTTCCACCAAGTATGGGACTTAGTTTTTTGCTACGTTATCATAAATCTACCGGAGAACCTAAGGCTCTTGAAATGGTAGAAGAGACATTAACCGCGATGAAGAAGGGTGGGATCTACGACCAGATCGGCGGAGGACTTTGTAGATATTCTACGGATCACCATTGGTTAGTCCCTCATTTCGAAAAGATGTTATACGATAATTCTCTCTTTTTGGAAGCCTTGGTGGAATGTTATCAAGCGGTTGGCGAGGAAAAATATAAAGACTATGCTTACGACGTGATCGAATATCTCCATCGCGATATGAGATTGCCTGGCGGTGGGATTGCAAGCGCGGAAGACGCGGATTCGGAAGGAGAAGAGGGATTATTCTATCTTTGGACAAAAGAGGAAGTAAGGGAAGTTTGCGGACAAGACTCTTCTCTCTTGGATGAATTTTGGAATATTACTGAAAAGGGAAATTTCGAAGAGAAAAATATCCTGCACGAATCGTTCAGAATGAATTTTTCCAGATTGCATGGGTTGGAACCTTCCGAGTTGGAAGAGATCGTTTCCAGAAACAGAAAAAAACTTTTAGAAAAACGTTCTACGCGTATCAGACCGCTTAGGGACGATAAAATTCTATTCTCATGGAACTGCTTATACATCAAGGCACTCACGAAAGCGGCAATGGCATTCGGAGACGGAGATCTATTAAGAGAAGCGGAAGAAACATATAAGTTCTTAGAAAAAAACCTGATCAGAGAAGACGGAAGGCTGCTCAGAAGATTTAGAGAAGGAGAAGCAAAAATTTTAGCATATAGCACTGATTATGCTGAATTTGTTTTGGCCTCTTTATACCTATTCCAAGCCGGAAAAGGTTTCAGATATTTGGAAAATTCGATCAGATACACTGAAGAAGCGATCCGACTTTTCAGGAGTCCTGCCGGAGTATTCTTTGATTCCGGTATAGACGGAGAGGCATTGCTCAGAAGAACTGTAGATGGATACGATGGAGTGGAGCCCTCGGCCAATAGTTCCTTTGCGACAGCATTTGTTCTGCTTTCCAAGTTAGGTGTGGTGGATTCGGAAAAATATTTGCAATATGCGGACTCAATCTTCTCTTATTTTAAACCTGAATTGGAAGCATACCCGATGAGTTATCCGTATATGCTTTCCGCTTTATGGCTAAGGAAATCTCCAGGCAGAGAACTTGCGGTAGTATATTCTTCCCAAGAAGAATTATTGCCCTTTTGGAAAGGTGTCGGTTCGTTATTCTTACCTGAAACGGTACTCGTTTGGGCGAATGATAAGGAAGCAGAAGAGAACGGAGAAAAATTCCTACTTCTAAAGAACAGAAATTCGGGTGGAGGGGTGAAAGCATACGTTTGCGTAGGATTTCATTGCGAACTTCCCGTATCTGACTGGCCTAGTTTACGAGCAAGATTGGTGGAAGATTAA
- a CDS encoding cytochrome-c peroxidase: MKRIFFLILFLFSILGLITCKEKKPIPELEGFVVKNVIHPSNNPFNQEKVELGKTLYFDSRLSFNQDVSCASCHNSPSLSEGFPRTKIHNPAPSLTNVALYKDVFKDPEAKELEDLVKDKTHSKLMFQNEARLVQRISSIQGYKELFEKAYGDPEISGERIVLALSTFQRTIVSKNSNFDKFVMGEDTALTPAQIRGWNVFQNKAKCIQCHQGPNFSDSELHTTGLAGIKDKVRTPTLRDVTKKKTFMHNGVFGSIEDTVNHFAEGGHSKAVHDPMLKPAELSDQDKKDLIEFLKALEGEPIQWEIPSIPKA, translated from the coding sequence ATGAAGCGTATTTTTTTCCTGATACTATTCTTGTTTTCGATCTTAGGATTGATTACGTGTAAGGAAAAAAAGCCCATCCCTGAATTGGAAGGATTCGTAGTTAAAAACGTAATTCATCCGAGCAATAACCCGTTCAATCAGGAAAAGGTGGAGCTGGGTAAGACTTTATATTTCGATTCCAGACTTTCTTTCAACCAAGACGTAAGTTGCGCAAGTTGCCATAATTCTCCTTCTTTATCCGAAGGTTTCCCCCGCACTAAGATCCATAATCCTGCTCCTTCTCTCACTAACGTCGCGTTGTATAAAGATGTGTTCAAAGATCCGGAAGCAAAAGAGTTGGAAGATCTTGTAAAAGACAAAACTCACTCTAAGCTAATGTTCCAAAATGAAGCAAGGCTTGTACAAAGGATCTCTTCTATCCAAGGTTATAAGGAACTTTTTGAGAAGGCTTACGGGGATCCTGAAATTTCAGGAGAGCGGATAGTATTAGCTCTTTCTACTTTCCAAAGGACGATTGTAAGCAAGAATTCTAACTTTGATAAATTCGTTATGGGGGAAGATACTGCGCTCACTCCTGCGCAGATCCGAGGTTGGAACGTTTTCCAGAACAAGGCAAAATGTATACAGTGCCACCAAGGCCCTAACTTCTCCGATTCCGAATTACATACTACCGGTCTTGCAGGGATCAAGGATAAGGTTAGAACTCCTACATTAAGAGATGTTACTAAAAAGAAAACATTCATGCACAATGGAGTTTTCGGATCGATTGAAGATACTGTGAACCATTTTGCGGAAGGTGGTCATTCCAAAGCGGTACATGATCCGATGTTAAAACCTGCCGAACTTTCGGATCAGGATAAGAAGGATTTGATCGAATTCCTAAAAGCATTGGAAGGGGAGCCTATCCAATGGGAAATCCCCTCTATTCCAAAAGCTTAA
- the sigJ gene encoding RNA polymerase sigma factor SigJ, with translation MNTQERLDQFIENKGLVFGIAYKMTGSVVEAEDIVQETFLRWERSKEEKIRSPKAFLSTVAARLSLDSLRKAKRKRETYIGPWLPEPLAPEPMDEEPDQETLDLAFLHLLEKLNPIERAVFLLRESFEMDYDSISKVVGKNHENCRQILKRAKESLKSDRKKYDAPSEKRKKIFRDFLLASSKGKPELLVPFLKEEIILWSDGGGKVNAARIPIIGKERASHFYIRTGSNRLKFSLDFYFGMVNGTETLIGYYNDQPAYLQSFLIDEDGISKIYSVLNPDKLKSMENKHKLIEEGLIFPLENFLLFPHTYRKKVAKWLNPVAKLVKWAIVR, from the coding sequence ATGAACACCCAAGAAAGGCTAGATCAATTTATAGAAAACAAAGGTTTGGTCTTTGGAATCGCCTATAAGATGACAGGTAGCGTGGTGGAAGCAGAGGATATAGTGCAGGAAACTTTTCTCCGATGGGAAAGATCCAAGGAAGAAAAGATCAGATCTCCAAAAGCATTCTTGTCCACAGTTGCGGCCAGACTATCCCTGGACTCCTTAAGGAAAGCAAAAAGAAAAAGGGAAACCTATATAGGTCCCTGGTTACCGGAGCCATTGGCTCCGGAGCCTATGGATGAAGAGCCGGATCAGGAAACATTGGATCTGGCATTTTTGCATCTATTAGAAAAATTGAATCCTATCGAGAGAGCGGTTTTCTTACTCAGAGAAAGTTTTGAGATGGATTACGATTCCATTTCCAAGGTAGTCGGTAAAAATCACGAGAATTGCAGGCAAATCCTAAAACGGGCTAAAGAATCACTAAAATCGGATCGCAAAAAGTATGACGCACCTTCCGAAAAAAGAAAAAAAATCTTCCGTGATTTTTTGTTGGCGTCGTCAAAAGGAAAGCCGGAACTACTTGTACCTTTTTTGAAGGAGGAAATAATCCTTTGGTCGGACGGCGGTGGAAAAGTAAATGCCGCAAGGATACCGATCATCGGAAAAGAAAGAGCTTCTCATTTCTATATTCGGACAGGAAGCAACAGACTGAAATTCAGTTTGGATTTCTATTTCGGAATGGTGAACGGAACGGAAACATTGATCGGCTATTACAATGACCAACCCGCATATCTACAAAGTTTCCTGATAGATGAAGACGGGATCTCTAAAATTTACTCGGTCTTAAATCCGGATAAATTGAAATCGATGGAGAACAAACATAAACTGATCGAAGAAGGATTGATCTTTCCTTTAGAGAACTTCTTATTATTCCCTCATACCTATCGCAAAAAAGTCGCAAAATGGTTAAACCCGGTGGCCAAATTAGTAAAATGGGCCATAGTAAGATAG
- a CDS encoding TolC family protein has protein sequence MLRPANIPSLRKFYLRLLLVGAFGLPASQFAQELDPSLQNRPRVLKITLKEAVNYVLANNITVRNAGMEFVKADTAELKNLSQYAWTLVGGFSKTKTTLPLNNNNVLSGTKISNDRVNVGIQKNFETQTYFSLELSHTRFDSDAFETQAAAARLGSVGSYLAAPPQYTDALTVTLGQELLKYSFGQTEKEKQKVLKQNAVVRRDELVDILAQLVVKTLVDYWSLSVYDSQVETFDRLQKNTKNIRDLTVRKRNLGLSEGFEVNQWNSALTQTENSLERAKLSRSEAERNLIRVLNVDPSSKISGITDLQEKVPNDINPSKDYQYALDHRIDLKNLIRQRQIAELELKIKNAEDMPSLKITGSYSTRGQTFLNPQTNYVNPETGMMSFKYPEKTLNFALSYPLFDTGIQTDIRDAKLKVDILAKQETELRTLIKEELDNRYYAIVAGQELLETANTRKEEAEKFYRGVQARFNQGRFTAVLVKSALDGLIQAELQVAQARINFNVDIIRYELARNSVFEKFGVNVDEIVDTIIKNEVERARQATPSTN, from the coding sequence ATGCTTAGGCCTGCAAATATTCCTTCGTTAAGGAAATTTTATCTGCGACTCTTGCTTGTCGGAGCTTTCGGTCTTCCAGCATCCCAGTTCGCCCAAGAGTTAGACCCTTCCCTTCAAAATCGGCCTAGAGTTCTTAAAATCACTTTGAAAGAAGCTGTCAATTATGTCCTAGCGAATAATATCACAGTTAGAAACGCTGGGATGGAATTCGTGAAAGCGGATACTGCCGAGTTAAAAAATCTATCTCAATATGCATGGACGCTGGTCGGCGGTTTTTCGAAAACAAAAACTACTCTTCCTCTGAATAATAATAACGTTCTCTCCGGAACAAAGATCTCAAACGATCGGGTAAACGTAGGTATCCAAAAGAACTTCGAAACCCAGACTTATTTTAGTTTAGAGCTAAGCCATACTAGATTCGACTCGGACGCTTTCGAGACACAGGCGGCAGCTGCCAGATTGGGCTCAGTGGGTTCCTATTTAGCTGCCCCTCCTCAATACACGGATGCTCTGACTGTAACTCTAGGTCAGGAACTTTTAAAGTATTCTTTCGGGCAGACTGAAAAGGAAAAACAAAAAGTTTTAAAACAAAATGCAGTCGTTCGAAGAGACGAGCTTGTAGATATTCTTGCACAGCTTGTAGTAAAAACTCTGGTGGATTATTGGAGCTTAAGTGTTTACGATTCTCAGGTAGAGACATTCGATAGACTACAAAAGAATACCAAAAATATCCGGGATCTTACGGTCCGAAAACGTAATCTTGGCCTTTCCGAAGGATTCGAGGTCAATCAATGGAATAGCGCCCTCACTCAAACTGAAAATAGTTTAGAAAGAGCAAAACTTTCCAGGTCGGAAGCAGAACGGAATTTGATCCGAGTCTTGAACGTAGATCCAAGTTCTAAAATTTCCGGAATTACGGATCTTCAAGAAAAAGTTCCGAACGATATCAATCCTTCTAAAGATTACCAGTATGCCTTGGATCATAGGATCGATCTCAAAAATTTGATCCGCCAGAGACAGATTGCAGAGTTGGAACTGAAGATCAAAAATGCGGAGGATATGCCTTCTTTAAAGATTACAGGAAGTTATTCTACAAGAGGCCAGACATTCTTAAACCCGCAGACGAACTATGTAAACCCTGAAACCGGGATGATGTCTTTTAAGTATCCTGAAAAAACTTTAAACTTCGCTTTATCTTATCCTTTATTCGATACCGGTATCCAAACAGATATCAGAGACGCAAAACTCAAAGTCGATATCTTGGCGAAACAAGAAACCGAACTCAGAACTCTGATCAAAGAAGAGTTGGACAATAGATATTATGCGATCGTCGCGGGACAGGAACTTTTAGAAACCGCGAACACTCGTAAAGAAGAGGCCGAGAAGTTTTATAGAGGCGTCCAAGCGCGCTTCAATCAGGGAAGATTCACCGCAGTATTAGTAAAATCAGCCTTGGACGGTTTGATCCAAGCTGAGTTACAAGTTGCCCAAGCAAGGATCAACTTTAACGTAGACATCATTCGTTACGAATTGGCCAGAAACTCGGTTTTCGAGAAGTTCGGAGTAAATGTGGATGAGATCGTAGACACGATCATCAAAAACGAAGTGGAGAGAGCGCGACAAGCTACTCCTTCCACTAACTAA
- the rsfS gene encoding ribosome silencing factor has product MSPSPKNTPENTMEILKTIYKIMQDKKCEEIAILNLESVHSYLSFFLICTVNSAVQANAVAREIKKALKSFKLPHKETDKTGTSASSGWTLLDYGEFIVHIMTPEKREYYNLDRLWRDAERIELS; this is encoded by the coding sequence ATGAGTCCTTCTCCCAAAAATACACCGGAAAACACGATGGAAATCCTGAAAACTATCTATAAGATCATGCAGGATAAAAAATGCGAAGAGATCGCGATCTTAAACCTGGAATCAGTACATTCATACTTAAGTTTCTTTCTGATCTGCACTGTGAACTCCGCTGTACAAGCAAACGCTGTGGCAAGAGAGATCAAAAAAGCATTAAAAAGTTTTAAATTACCTCATAAGGAAACGGACAAAACAGGAACATCCGCTTCCTCGGGGTGGACTTTATTGGACTACGGTGAATTTATAGTCCATATTATGACCCCGGAAAAAAGAGAATACTATAACCTGGACAGACTTTGGAGAGACGCAGAGAGAATAGAACTCTCTTAA